A genomic region of Methanosarcina thermophila TM-1 contains the following coding sequences:
- the hisI gene encoding phosphoribosyl-AMP cyclohydrolase — MIDFDSLKTENGLILAIVQDHLSKEVLMCAYMNKEALEKTVETGIAHFWSRSRQQLWKKGETSGHVQKVKEIRIDCDMDSLLLLVEQTGGACHMGYRSCFYRKLDGKIIGEKVFEPEDVY, encoded by the coding sequence ATGATTGATTTTGATTCCTTAAAAACCGAGAACGGTTTGATCCTTGCCATTGTTCAGGATCATCTTAGCAAGGAGGTACTGATGTGTGCCTATATGAATAAGGAGGCACTTGAGAAAACTGTAGAGACTGGCATCGCACACTTCTGGAGCCGGAGCAGGCAGCAGTTATGGAAAAAAGGAGAGACTTCGGGACATGTGCAGAAAGTAAAAGAGATCAGAATTGATTGCGACATGGATTCTCTCCTTTTGCTGGTTGAACAAACAGGTGGAGCCTGTCATATGGGATACAGATCCTGTTTTTATCGAAAATTAGACGGAAAGATTATAGGGGAGAAAGTCTTCGAGCCAGAAGACGTTTATTAA